The Syngnathus typhle isolate RoL2023-S1 ecotype Sweden linkage group LG1, RoL_Styp_1.0, whole genome shotgun sequence genome includes a window with the following:
- the slc44a1b gene encoding choline transporter-like protein 1 isoform X1 — translation MEASRPEDQPHYRLKRTKREWRPLEDRSCTDLPWFLLFIIFCVGMGSVCAFTVVSGGAARLVLGYDSYGNTCGQRNPPLEGVRLSGLDHTERKFVFFLDPCNIDIVQRKMKSVALCVALCPPHVLHTYNDLTTFATLNGSELCSYELAGHKYPSLPERFTKCPKLPVPPSKPLPLFNRCTPVDISCYSKFAEAVVTFVGDDSFLHRVIAGVAASKEVIVGLCLLALVLSMTLTVIIRYISAVLVWILTSVAVLGSLAGTSILWWFYVDHRLHRNDTNAEPAEEEEPGQDDDQTLLVYAIAASVFTVILLLLMLFMRKRVALAIALFHVAGKVFIHLPLLVLQPFVTFLVLLLFWIYWVLVLLFLGTSGEVVHNEESGLTEFRLTGRLEYLTWFHAVGLLWITEFILACQQMTVAGAVVTYYFTRDKKRLPAWPIVRAALRLLRYHVGTVAKGSFIITLVKIPRLLLIYVHKQLKGKENACARCALKSCICCLWCLEKCLNYLNQNAYAATAINSTGFCTSARDAFVLLVENALRVATVNAIGDFVLFLGKILIVTTTAFAGVVLLNARRDYAEWVLPLVIVCLFAFLVAHCFLSVFEMVVDVLFLCFAIDTKYNDGTPGKEFFMDKALMELVERSRRTERVVGRGRSRVKEAPSEGAEMKPMAPGTSSA, via the exons ATGGAGGCCAGTCGTCCGGAGGACCAACCTCACTACAGGTTGAAG aggacaaagagagaATGGAGACCACTGGAGGATCGAAGCTGCACTGACCTGCCCTGGTTCCTGCTCTTCATCATCTTCTGTGTCGGCATG GGCAGCGTGTGCGCCTTCACGGTGGTGTCGGGGGGCGCGGCCCGGCTGGTCCTGGGCTACGACAGCTACGGCAACACGTGCGGACAACGGAACCCACCCTTGGAGGGCGTCCGGCTCAGTGGTCTGGACCACACGGAAAGGAA GTTCGTCTTCTTCTTGGATCCTTGCAACATCGACATCGTTCAGAGGAAGATGAAATCAGTGGCGCTCTGCGTGGCCCTCTGCCCCCCGCACGTCCTCCACACGTACAATGACCTCACGACGTTTGCCACGCTCAATG GTTCCGAGTTGTGTTCCTACGAGTTAGCGGGTCACAAGTACCCCAGTCTACCCGAGAGGTTCACCAAGTGTCCCAAACTACCTGTCCCGCCTAG CAAGCCTTTGCCGCTCTTCAACCGCTGCACGCCCGTGGACATCTCGTGTTACTCCAAGTTCGCCGAAGCCGTGGTGACCTTCGTCGGCGACGACTCCTTCCTACACCGAGTCATCGCCGGCGTGGCGGCCAGCAAAGAAGTCATCGTAGGACTTTGTCTCCTTGCGCTGG TGTTGTCGATGACGCTGACGGTGATCATTCGCTACATCTCGGCGGTACTGGTGTGGATCCTCACCTCGGTGGCGGTGCTCGGCTCTCTAG CGGGGACCAGCATCCTGTGGTGGTTCTACGTGGACCACCGTCTCCACAGAAACGACACAAACGCCGAGCCGGCCGAAGAGGAAGAACCGGGTCAGGACGACGACCAGACGCTGCTGGTCTACGCCATCGCCGCCTCTGTCTTCACG GTGATCCTACTGCTGTTGATGCTGTTCATGAGGAAGCGCGTGGCACTTGCCATCGCCTTGTTCCACGTGGCCGGAAAAGTTTTCATCCACCTGCCGCTGCTGGTGCTGCAGCCCTTCGTGACCTTCCTCGTGCTGCTCCTCTTCTGGATCTACTGGGTCCTCGTTCTGCTCTTCCTGGGAACCAGCG GGGAGGTGGTGCACAATGAGGAGTCGGGCCTGACCGAGTTCCGTCTGACGGGTCGCTTGGAGTACCTGACGTGGTTCCACGCCGTGGGCCTGCTGTGGATCACCGAGTTCATCTTGGCCTGCCAGCAGATGACGGTGGCGGGCGCCGTGGTCACTTACTATTTCACCAG GGACAAGAAGCGCCTTCCGGCGTGGCCCATCGTGCGTGCGGCCTTGCGGCTGCTGAGGTATCACGTGGGCACGGTGGCCAAAGGCTCCTTCATCATCACGCTGGTCAAGATCCCCAGACTCCTCCTCATCTACGTGCACAAGCAGCTCAAAGGGAAG GAGAACGCGTGCGCTCGCTGCGCGCTCAAGTCGTGCATCTGCTGCTTGTGGTGTTTGGAGAAGTGCCTCAATTATCTCAATCAG AACGCGTACGCAGCCACGGCCATCAACAGTACGGGCTTCTGCACGTCGGCGCGAGACGCTTTTGTCCTGCTGGTGGAGAACGCCCTGCGAGTGGCCACGGTCAACGCCATAGGGGACTTTGTGCTCTTCCTGGGGAAG ATCCTGATCGTCACCACCACGGCGTTCGCCGGCGTGGTGCTGCTCAATGCGCGGCGGGATTACGCCGAGTGGGTGCTGCCCCTGGTCATCGTTTGTCTGTTCGCCTTCCTGGTGGCGCACTGCTTCCTGTCTGTCTTCGAGATGGTGGTAGACGTACTCTTCCTTTGCTTCGCCATCGACACCAAGTACAACGACGGCACGCCGGGAAAGGAGTTCTTCATGGACAAAGCTCTCATG GAACTGGTGGAGCGCAGCCGGCGCACCGAGCGGGTGGTTGGCCGGGGGCGGAGCCGAGTCAAGGAGGCGCCGTCGGAGGGGGCGGAGATGAAACCCATG GCTCCCGGGACGAGTTCGGCTTGA
- the slc44a1b gene encoding choline transporter-like protein 1 isoform X2, giving the protein MGCCGSAERTKREWRPLEDRSCTDLPWFLLFIIFCVGMGSVCAFTVVSGGAARLVLGYDSYGNTCGQRNPPLEGVRLSGLDHTERKFVFFLDPCNIDIVQRKMKSVALCVALCPPHVLHTYNDLTTFATLNGSELCSYELAGHKYPSLPERFTKCPKLPVPPSKPLPLFNRCTPVDISCYSKFAEAVVTFVGDDSFLHRVIAGVAASKEVIVGLCLLALVLSMTLTVIIRYISAVLVWILTSVAVLGSLAGTSILWWFYVDHRLHRNDTNAEPAEEEEPGQDDDQTLLVYAIAASVFTVILLLLMLFMRKRVALAIALFHVAGKVFIHLPLLVLQPFVTFLVLLLFWIYWVLVLLFLGTSGEVVHNEESGLTEFRLTGRLEYLTWFHAVGLLWITEFILACQQMTVAGAVVTYYFTRDKKRLPAWPIVRAALRLLRYHVGTVAKGSFIITLVKIPRLLLIYVHKQLKGKENACARCALKSCICCLWCLEKCLNYLNQNAYAATAINSTGFCTSARDAFVLLVENALRVATVNAIGDFVLFLGKILIVTTTAFAGVVLLNARRDYAEWVLPLVIVCLFAFLVAHCFLSVFEMVVDVLFLCFAIDTKYNDGTPGKEFFMDKALMELVERSRRTERVVGRGRSRVKEAPSEGAEMKPMAPGTSSA; this is encoded by the exons ATGGGATGCTGCGGGAGCGCGGAG aggacaaagagagaATGGAGACCACTGGAGGATCGAAGCTGCACTGACCTGCCCTGGTTCCTGCTCTTCATCATCTTCTGTGTCGGCATG GGCAGCGTGTGCGCCTTCACGGTGGTGTCGGGGGGCGCGGCCCGGCTGGTCCTGGGCTACGACAGCTACGGCAACACGTGCGGACAACGGAACCCACCCTTGGAGGGCGTCCGGCTCAGTGGTCTGGACCACACGGAAAGGAA GTTCGTCTTCTTCTTGGATCCTTGCAACATCGACATCGTTCAGAGGAAGATGAAATCAGTGGCGCTCTGCGTGGCCCTCTGCCCCCCGCACGTCCTCCACACGTACAATGACCTCACGACGTTTGCCACGCTCAATG GTTCCGAGTTGTGTTCCTACGAGTTAGCGGGTCACAAGTACCCCAGTCTACCCGAGAGGTTCACCAAGTGTCCCAAACTACCTGTCCCGCCTAG CAAGCCTTTGCCGCTCTTCAACCGCTGCACGCCCGTGGACATCTCGTGTTACTCCAAGTTCGCCGAAGCCGTGGTGACCTTCGTCGGCGACGACTCCTTCCTACACCGAGTCATCGCCGGCGTGGCGGCCAGCAAAGAAGTCATCGTAGGACTTTGTCTCCTTGCGCTGG TGTTGTCGATGACGCTGACGGTGATCATTCGCTACATCTCGGCGGTACTGGTGTGGATCCTCACCTCGGTGGCGGTGCTCGGCTCTCTAG CGGGGACCAGCATCCTGTGGTGGTTCTACGTGGACCACCGTCTCCACAGAAACGACACAAACGCCGAGCCGGCCGAAGAGGAAGAACCGGGTCAGGACGACGACCAGACGCTGCTGGTCTACGCCATCGCCGCCTCTGTCTTCACG GTGATCCTACTGCTGTTGATGCTGTTCATGAGGAAGCGCGTGGCACTTGCCATCGCCTTGTTCCACGTGGCCGGAAAAGTTTTCATCCACCTGCCGCTGCTGGTGCTGCAGCCCTTCGTGACCTTCCTCGTGCTGCTCCTCTTCTGGATCTACTGGGTCCTCGTTCTGCTCTTCCTGGGAACCAGCG GGGAGGTGGTGCACAATGAGGAGTCGGGCCTGACCGAGTTCCGTCTGACGGGTCGCTTGGAGTACCTGACGTGGTTCCACGCCGTGGGCCTGCTGTGGATCACCGAGTTCATCTTGGCCTGCCAGCAGATGACGGTGGCGGGCGCCGTGGTCACTTACTATTTCACCAG GGACAAGAAGCGCCTTCCGGCGTGGCCCATCGTGCGTGCGGCCTTGCGGCTGCTGAGGTATCACGTGGGCACGGTGGCCAAAGGCTCCTTCATCATCACGCTGGTCAAGATCCCCAGACTCCTCCTCATCTACGTGCACAAGCAGCTCAAAGGGAAG GAGAACGCGTGCGCTCGCTGCGCGCTCAAGTCGTGCATCTGCTGCTTGTGGTGTTTGGAGAAGTGCCTCAATTATCTCAATCAG AACGCGTACGCAGCCACGGCCATCAACAGTACGGGCTTCTGCACGTCGGCGCGAGACGCTTTTGTCCTGCTGGTGGAGAACGCCCTGCGAGTGGCCACGGTCAACGCCATAGGGGACTTTGTGCTCTTCCTGGGGAAG ATCCTGATCGTCACCACCACGGCGTTCGCCGGCGTGGTGCTGCTCAATGCGCGGCGGGATTACGCCGAGTGGGTGCTGCCCCTGGTCATCGTTTGTCTGTTCGCCTTCCTGGTGGCGCACTGCTTCCTGTCTGTCTTCGAGATGGTGGTAGACGTACTCTTCCTTTGCTTCGCCATCGACACCAAGTACAACGACGGCACGCCGGGAAAGGAGTTCTTCATGGACAAAGCTCTCATG GAACTGGTGGAGCGCAGCCGGCGCACCGAGCGGGTGGTTGGCCGGGGGCGGAGCCGAGTCAAGGAGGCGCCGTCGGAGGGGGCGGAGATGAAACCCATG GCTCCCGGGACGAGTTCGGCTTGA
- the abca1b gene encoding phospholipid-transporting ATPase ABCA1b: MSQWSQLALLLWKNLTYRRRQKLQLLVEIVWPLLIFFILIGVRLSYPPYEQHQCHFPNKAMPSAGTLPWIQGILCNANNPCFRGPTPGESPGVVGNFNDSIISRLFSDAKKILLYSQNDKNLEGFKELARALRKLQSSRTGFKLKHFLRDDETLSSFLLRNRNVSFSPPVVANILEADVDLEKVLLKGFGVHLRDACPHRPGGRSVHEFVNITDPQAAMMVQAVVCGAPTVWLDHAERNFLDNVDFLKPIVRDVRSDPEAIQDVSVATNKLLDSLSSLAVELAGMKSWMDLRNEIIFLTRNATSSPSAMYQAVSRIACGHPEGGGLQIKSLNWYEDSNYKALFGNHNSSEDDAAQHYDNSSTPFCNSLVRDMDSNPMSRMIWEAVKPLLMGKILYTPDTPATRRVIHEVNRTFQELGVFRDLEGMWEEMRPKVWNFLENSEQINLIRSLLKNNVTARYFHAHLADTDWTVADVSNFLSRHADERRATSGAITWRDVFNETDQAVTGIARFMECVNLDKLEPVPTEEHMINDSMVLLEDRKFWAGIVFLDVGANATELPSNVSYKIRMDIDNVERTNKIKDAYWDPGPRADPFEDMRYIWGGFSYLQDVIEQALVRAMTGTKEKMGVYIQQMPYPCYVDDIFLRVMSRSMPLFMTLAWMFSVSIILKSVVYEKEARLKETMRIMGLDNGILWFSWFISSLIPLLISAGLLVLMLKKGNLLPYSDTGVVFLFLASFAVVTIMQCFLISTAFARANLAAACGGIIYFTLYLPYVLCVAWQDHIGFAAKVFASLLSPVAFGFGCEYFALFEEQGVGIQWKNLVASPLEEDDFSLRTAIIIMYFDSFLYGLLTWYIEAVFPGQYGIPRPWYFPFTKSYWLGDQDKSNKIPLNHRGNPVAVCMEEEPAHIEPGVYIENLVKVYRHGKKPAVDGLTLGFYEGQITSFLGHNGAGKTTTMSILTGLFPPTSGTAYILGRDIRTDLSAIRQSLGVCPQHNVLFSMLTVEEHIWFYARLKGLSKEQVKGEIEQILHDTGLPHKRKSKTSTLSGGMQRKLSVALAFVGGSKVVILDEPTAGVDPYARRGIWDLLLKYRQGRTIILSTHHMDEADILGDRIAIISHGKLCCVGSSLYLKNQLGTGYYLTLVKKDPEPSLNSYRNSSSTVSLTKKDENGSVSSSDAGLGSEQESEATTIENGQAASVCDAPLPPVDTSQVTGLILRHIPAARMVEDLGHELTFVLPYSAAKDGAFVELFREMDDKLSDLNISSYGVSDTTLEEIFLKVAEDNGVDTDVPSDGTLPVRRRRRTHAFGGGDPQSCLRPLTDERDDDDGSDSDFESRETDRLNCVGGKGSAKASGWNLRKQQFVALMWKRFLYARRSRKGFFAQIVLPAVFVCIALVFSLIVPPFGKYPSLELQPWMYEDQVTFFSDDAPGDATMQKLLASLLDPPGLGTRCMLGHPVPEAPCTMGDDDWSVPEVPDSVRQLFSFGNWTMEDPSPACSCSCDGKKKMLPDCPAGAGGMPPPEMKLSSTDTLQNLTGRNISDYLVKTYAQIIGKSLKNKVWVNEFRYGGFSLGARSTQVLPPAGEVDDAIERIRKIFELAKGGAADRFLDNLSGFINGLDTKNNVKIWFNNKGWHSMGSFINVMSNAILRANLPPGEDASRFGIRAFNHPLNLTKEQLSQVALVTTSVDVLVSICVIFAMSFVPASFVVFLIQERVSKAKHMHFISGVHPLLYWTTNFIWDMCNYIVPATLVVLIFVCFQQKAYVSSTNLPVLALLLLLYGWSITPLMYPASFLFSIPSTAYVVLTSVNILIGINGSISTFVMELFGDHEIGGINDILKNVLLIFPHFCLGRGLIDMVKNQAMADALQRFGENRLRSPLEWDMVGKNLFAMAVEGAVFFIITVLIQYRFCVKPRPVSHMTKLGVLGEEDEDVARERQRIVHGLGQGHILELRQLTKVFKRKQKPAVDRLCVGIPPGECFGLLGVNGAGKTTTFKMLTGDTMVTSGEAFLAGKSILRELDQVHQNMGYCPQFDAINELLTGREHLELYAILRGVPGKEVCDVAEWGIRRLGLLKYADKAAGSYSGGNMRKLSTAMALIGAPPVVFLDEPTTGMDPKARRALWNCILGVIKEGRSVVLTSHSMEECEALCTRMAIMVNGRFKCLGSVQHLKSRFGDGYTIILRVAGPDPDLVPVMKFIESELSGSTLKEKHRNMLQYQLPSSRCSLTHIFFTLANNKHTLKIEDYSVTQTTLDQVFVNFAKDQSDDYHLKDAPSSSSSTKRRRAGNAVRVDLSHADPSKESIM, translated from the exons atgtcCCAGTGGTCGCAGCTGGCCTTGCTGCTCTGGAAGAACTTGACGTACCGTCGTAGGCAGAAG CTCCAGCTGCTGGTCGAGATCGTTTGGCCGCTGctcatcttcttcatcctgATCGGAGTGCGCCTCAGCTACCCGCCGTACGAGCAGCACCAAT GTCACTTCCCCAACAAGGCCATGCCGTCGGCGGGCACCTTGCCGTGGATTCAGGGCATCCTCTGCAACGCCAACAACCCGTGCTTCCGCGGACCCACGCCGGGCGAGTCGCCGGGCGTGGTCGGCAACTTCAACGACTCCAT AATCTCTCGTCTGTTCTCCGACGCCAAGAAGATTCTTCTGTACAGTCAGAATGACAAGAACTTGGAGGGCTTCAAGGAGCTCGCGCGAGCCCTCCGAAAGCTTCAGAGCAGCAGAACAG GTTTCAAGTTAAAACACTTCCTGCGAGATGATGAGACTTTGTCCAGCTTCCTGTTGAGGAACAGGAACGTGTCCTTCTCTCCGCCTGTGGTGGCTAACATCCTGGAGGCTGATGTCGACCTGGAGAAG GTCCTCCTGAAAGGCTTCGGCGTCCACCTGCGTGACGCCTGTCCTCACAGGCCAGGCGGCCGCAGCGTGCACGAGTTTGTCAACATCACGGACCCCCAAGCCGCCATGATGGTGCAGGCAGTGGTGTGCGGTGCCCCGACCGTGTGGCTCGACCACGCCGAGCGCAACTTCTTGGACAACGTGGACTTCCTCAAACCTATCGTG AGGGACGTCAGATCAGACCCTGAAGCCATTCAGGATGTTTCCGTGGCAACCAATAAACTGCTGGACAGTCTCAGCTCCCTGGCTGTGGAG TTGGCCGGCATGAAGAGCTGGATGGATCTGAGGAACGAGATCATCTTCCTGACGCGCAACGCCACGTCCTCGCCCAGCGCCATGTACCAAGCCGTGTCGCGCATCGCCTGCGGCCATCCCGAGGGCGGCGGCTTGCAGATCAAATCCCTCAACTGGTACGAGGACAGCAACTACAAGGCGCTCTTCGGGAACCACAACAGCAGCGAGGACGACGCCGCGCAGCACTACGACAACTCCTCCA CTCCTTTCTGCAACAGTCTGGTGAGGGACATGGATTCCAATCCCATGTCCAGAATGATCTGGGAGGCCGTGAAGCCGCTGCTGATGGGGAAGATTCTCTACACTCCCGACACGCCCGCCACTCGCCGGGTCATCCACGAG GTGAACCGGACATTTCAGGAGCTAGGCGTGTTCAGGGACTTGGAAGGAATGTGGGAAGAGATGAGACCCAAAGTTTGGAACTTCCTGGAGAACAGTGAACAGATTAACCTGATCCGG TCCCTGCTGAAAAACAACGTGACCGCCAGATACTTCCACGCTCACTTGGCCGACACCGACTGGACGGTGGCCGACGTCTCCAACTTCCTGTCCAGGCACGCCGACGAGCGGCGAGCCACCAGCGGCGCCATTACCTGGAGGGACGTCTTCAATGAGACGGACCAGGCCGTCACTGGCATCGCTCGCTTCATGGAG TGTGTGAATCTGGACAAGCTGGAGCCCGTCCCCACTGAGGAGCACATGATCAACGACTCCATGGTTCTGCTGGAGGACAGGAAGTTCTGGGCCGGGATCGTCTTCCTAGACGTTGGCGCCAATGCCACTGAGCTTCCCTCCAACGTCAGCTACAAAATCCGCATGGACATCGACAACGTGGAGCGGACCAATAAGATCAAAGACGC GTACTGGGACCCAGGTCCTCGTGCCGACCCCTTTGAGGACATGCGCTATATTTGGGGCGGGTTCTCCTACCTGCAAGATGTCATTGAGCAGGCCCTGGTCCGAGCCATGACGGGCACCAAGGAGAAAATGGGCGTCTACATTCAGCAGATGCCCTACCCGTGCTACGTGGATGACAT CTTCCTGCGTGTGATGAGCCGCTCCATGCCGCTCTTCATGACGCTGGCCTGGATGTTCTCCGTCTCCATCATCCTGAAGAGCGTGGTGTACGAGAAGGAGGCGCGTCTGAAGGAGACCATGAGGATCATGGGATTGGACAACGGCATCCTGTGGTTCAGTTGGTTCATCAGCAGCCTGATTCCGCTGCTCATCAGCGCCGGGCTGCTGGTTCTGATGCTCAAG AAAGGAAACTTGCTGCCGTACAGCGACACCGGTGTGGTCTTCCTCTTCCTGGCCTCCTTTGCCGTGGTGACCATCATGCAGTGCTTTCTCATCAGTACGGCATTTGCTCGAGCCAATTTGGCCGCAGCCTGCGGAGGAATCATCTACTTCACGCTGTACTTGCCTTACGTACTTTGCGTGGCCTGGCAGGACCACATCGGCTTTGCCGCCAAAGTCTTTGCG AGTCTCCTGTCCCCCGTGGCCTTCGGGTTTGGCTGCGAGTACTTTGCTCTGTTTGAAGAGCAGGGCGTCGGCATCCAATGGAAGAACCTGGTGGCGAGTCCCCTGGAGGAAGACGACTTCAGCCTGCGCActgccatcatcatcatgtacttTGACTCCTTCCTGTACGGACTCCTGACCTGGTACATCGAAGCCGTCTTTCCAG GCCAATACGGCATTCCTCGGCCGTGGTACTTCCCCTTCACCAAGTCCTACTGGCTCGGAGACCAGGACAAGTCCAACAAAATCCCTCTGAACCACAGAGGCAACCCTGTTG CCGTGTGCATGGAAGAGGAACCCGCTCATATTGAGCCCGGCGTCTACATCGAGAATCTGGTGAAAGTCTACCGACACGGAAAGAAGCCGGCGGTGGACGGACTGACTCTGGGCTTTTACGAGGGACAGAtcacctccttcttgggacACAATGGTGCCGGGAAGACGACCACCAT GTCCATCCTAACCGGTCTGTTCCCACCCACCTCCGGTACCGCCTACATTCTGGGCCGAGACATCCGCACGGACCTGAGCGCCATCCGGCAAAGTCTGGGCGTCTGCCCTCAACACAACGTCCTCTTCAGCAT GTTGACGGTGGAAGAGCACATCTGGTTCTACGCTCGACTCAAAGGCCTGTCGAAGGAGCAGGTGAAAGGCGAGATCGAGCAGATCCTCCACGACACGGGCCTGCCGCACAAGCGCAAATCCAAGACCAGCACGCTCTCCGGCGGCATGCAGAGGAAGCTATCCGTCGCTTTGGCCTTTGTCGGGGGTTCAAAGGTCGTCATCTTGGATGAGCCCACGGCTGGAGTCGATCCTTACGCCCGAAGAGGCATCTGGGATCTGCTGCTGAAATACCGCCAGG GTCGCACCATCATCCTGTCCACGCACCACATGGACGAGGCCGACATCCTGGGCGACCGCATCGCCATCATCTCGCACGGGAAATTATGCTGCGTTGGCTCGTCGCTCTACCTCAAAAACCAGCTGGGGACGGGCTACTACCTGACCCTGGTCAAGAAAGACCCCGAACCCTCGCTCAACTCCTACAGGAACTCATCCAGCACCGTCTCCCTCACCAAGAAG GACGAGAACGGTTCCGTCAGCAGCAGTGACGCCGGACTGGGCAGCGAGCAGGAGAGTGAGGCCACCACCATTG AAAACGGTCAGGCAGCGTCGGTCTGCGACGCGCCGCTCCCCCCGGTTGACACCTCCCAGGTGACCGGACTGATCCTGCGCCACATCCCCGCCGCCCGCATGGTGGAGGACCTCGGGCACGAGCTGACCTTCGTCCTGCCTTACTCGGCCGCCAAGGACGGAGCCTTCGTGGAGCTTTTCCGAGAAATGGACGACAAGCTGAGCGACTTGAACATCTCCAGTTACGGCGTGTCCGACACCACCTTGGAGGAG atTTTCCTGAAAGTGGCCGAAGATAACGGCGTGGACACGGACGTGCCCTCAG ATGGAACGCTCCCCGTCCGGCGACGACGGCGGACTCACGCCTTCGGAGGAGGCGACCCTCAGAGCTGCCTGAGGCCTCTGACGGACGAGCGGGACGACGACGACGGGTCCGACAGCGATTTCG AGAGTCGGGAAACGGACAGGTTGAATTGCGTCGGTGGGAAAGGATCGGCCAAAGCGAGTGGCTGGAATCTGAGGAAACAACAGTTTGTGGCGCTCATGTGGAAGAGATTCCTTTACGCCCGGCGCTCCCGCAAAGGATTCTTCGCTCAG ATCGTCCTCCCCGCCGTCTTTGTCTGCATCGCGCTCGTCTTCAGTCTCATCGTCCCCCCTTTTGGGAAATATCCCAGTTTGGAACTGCAGCCCTGGATGTACGAAGACCAGGTCACTTTCTTCAG TGACGACGCGCCGGGAGACGCCACCATGCAGAAGTTGCTGGCTTCCCTTTTGGATCCGCCGGGACTGGGGACGCGTTGCATGTTGGGACATCCTGTCCC AGAGGCGCCGTGCACGATGGGGGACGACGACTGGAGTGTTCCGGAAGTCCCCGACAGCGTCAGGCAGCTGTTCTCTTTCGGAAACTGGACCATGGAAGACCCGTCCCCGGCCTGTTCCTGCAGCTGCGACGGCAAGAAGAAAATGTTGCCCGATTGCCCCGCCGGCGCCGGAGGGATGCCCCCGCCCGAG ATGAAGTTGAGTTCCACCGACACACTGCAGAACCTGACGGGGCGGAACATCTCCGACTATCTGGTCAAAACGTACGCGCAGATCATCGGCAAGAG TTTGAAGAACAAAGTTTGGGTCAACGAGTTCAG GTACGGAGGCTTCTCGTTGGGTGCCAGGAGCACTCAGGTCCTCCCGCCGGCCGGCGAGGTCGACGACGCCATCGAGCGCATCCGGAAAATCTTTGAACTCGCCAAG GGAGGCGCCGCCGATCGCTTTCTTGACAATTTGTCGGGCTTCATCAACGGTTTGGACACCAAAAATAACGTCAAG ATCTGGTTCAACAACAAAGGCTGGCACAGCATGGGCTCCTTCATTAACGTGATGAGCAACGCCATCCTGAGGGCCAACCTCCCTCCCGGCGAAGACGCCAGCCGCTTCGGAATCCGAGCTTTCAACCATCCACTTAATTTGACCAAGGAGCAGCTGTCCCAGGTGGCGCT GGTCACGACCTCAGTGGACGTGCTGGTGTCCATCTGCGTGATCTTTGCCATGTCCTTCGTCCCGGCCAGCTTTGTGGTCTTCCTCATTCAGGAGCGCGTGAGTAAGGCTAAGCACATGCACTTCATCAGCGGCGTCCACCCACTCCTCTACTGGACCACCAACTTCATCTGGGACATG TGCAACTACATCGTCCCGGCGACGCTGGTCGTTCTCATCTTCGTGTGTTTCCAACAAAAAGCTTACGTCTCCTCCACAAACCTGCCCGTGCTTgcgctgcttcttctgctctacgg GTGGTCCATCACGCCGCTGATGTACCCGGCGTCGTTCCTCTTCAGCATCCCCAGCACGGCCTACGTGGTCCTCACCAGCGTCAACATCCTCATCGGCATCAACGGCAGCATCTCCACCTTCGTCATGGAGCTCTTCGGGGATCAT GAGATCGGAGGCATCAACGACATCCTGAAGAACGTCCTGCTCATCTTCCCTCACTTCTGCTTGGGGCGAGGCCTCATCGACATGGTGAAAAACCAGGCCATGGCCGACGCGCTGCAGAGATTCG gaGAGAACAGGTTGCGTTCACCTCTGGAATGGGACATGGTGGGAAAGAATTTGTTCGCCATGGCGGTGGAGGGCGCCGTCTTCTTCATCATCACTGTCCTCATACAATACAGATTCTGTGTCAAACCCAG GCCAGtgagtcacatgaccaaactggGAGTTCTGGGAGAGGAGGACGAAGACGTGGCTCGGGAGAGGCAGCGCATCGTACATGGACTCGGACAAGGACACATCCTGGAGCTCCGACAACTCACCAAG GTGTTCAAAAGGAAACAGAAGCCGGCAGTCGATCGACTTTGTGTTGGAATTCCTCCTGGCGAG TGCTTCGGTCTGCTGGGCGTGAATGGAGCCGGAAAGACAACGACCTTCAAAATGCTAACGGGCGACACCATGGTAACCAGCGGGGAGGCCTTCCTGGCTGGAAAGAG CATCCTGCGGGAGCTGGATCAGGTCCACCAGAACATGGGCTACTGCCCCCAGTTTGATGCCATCAACGAACTGCTGACAGGAAGAGAACATCTGGAGCTGTACGCCATCCTCAGAGGGGTTCCCGGCAAGGAAGTCTGCGAC GTGGCCGAGTGGGGCATCAGGAGGTTGGGCCTGCTCAAGTACGCCGACAAAGCCGCAGGAAGTTACAGCGGTGGCAATATGCGCAAACTTTCTACCGCCATGGCGCTCATCGGAGCACCGCCCGTCGTCTTCCTG GACGAGCCGACCACGGGGATGGACCCCAAAGCTCGACGAGCCCTCTGGAACTGCATCCTCGGCGTCATCAAGGAGGGACGCTCGGTGGTGCTCACCTCGCACAG CATGGAGGAGTGTGAAGCATTGTGCACCCGCATGGCCATCATGGTGAACGGCAGGTTCAAATGTCTCGGCAGCGTGCAACATTTGAAGAGCAG GTTCGGCGACGGCTACACCATCATCCTGCGCGTGGCGGGCCCCGACCCCGATCTCGTCCCCGTCATGAAGTTCATCGAGAGCGAGCTGAGCGGAAGCACGCTGAAGGAGAAACACCGAAACATGCTCCAATACCAGCTGCCGTCGTCACGATGCTCGCTCACGCACATCTTCTTCACCCTCGCCAACAACAAACACACGCTCAAGATTGAAGACTACTCCGTCACGCAGACTACACTCGaccag GTGTTCGTGAACTTCGCTAAGGACCAAAGCGACGACTATCACTTGAAAGATGCtccctcgtcttcctcctcaacGAAGCGGCGCCGGGCCGGAAACGCAGTTCGCGTGGACCTTTCTCATGCGGACCCCAGCAAAGAGAGCATCATGTGA